The Vicia villosa cultivar HV-30 ecotype Madison, WI linkage group LG1, Vvil1.0, whole genome shotgun sequence genome includes a region encoding these proteins:
- the LOC131603237 gene encoding uncharacterized protein LOC131603237 gives MGCGKSKHDVASDSTIPKSKKPSVDDSKAVQENGVETEIIQKKAVDNNNAENENVKKVAADKSDVVVVDSNETANVQQENVSEKKDEAVVVENKTREIVAAEERDEEKSTENQKEVETLVNKVEEETKATKEEEPLVKEDGEEAKATNQEEALVKEVEEENKDKEEETKETVQEETVANEEKTNETNVSTSEVEQKDVKVDEKEQ, from the exons ATGGGTTGTGGCAAATCTAAACACGATGTTGCTTCCGATAGCACCATCCCCAAGAGCAAGAAACCGAGTGTCGATGATTCCAAGGCTGTTCAGGAGAATGGTGTAGAAACAGAAATCATTCAGAAGAAAGCCGTGGACAACAACAATGCTGAGAATGAGAATGTTAAAAAGGTTGCTGCTGATAAAtctgatgttgttgttgtggatTCTAATGAGACAGCAAATGTTCAGCAAGAGAATGTTTCAGAGAAGAAGGATGAAGCTGTTGTTGTCGAGAATAAGACACGGGAAATCGTTGCTGCagaagagagagatgaagaaaaatCCACAGAAAACCAAAAAG AGGTAGAAACTTTGGTGAATAAAgttgaagaagaaacaaaagCTACAAAAGAGGAAGAACCATTGGTCAAGGAAGATGGAGAAGAAGCAAAAGCTACAAATCAGGAAGAAGCTTTGGTCAAGGAagttgaagaagaaaacaaagacaAGGAAGAAGAAACCAAAGAAACAGTTCAGGAAGAAACTGTGGCCAATGAAGAAAAGACCAATGAGACAAATGTTTCTACCTCTGAAGTTGAACAAAAAGATGTCAAAGTTGATGAGAAG GAACAATGA